Proteins found in one Zea mays cultivar B73 chromosome 1, Zm-B73-REFERENCE-NAM-5.0, whole genome shotgun sequence genomic segment:
- the LOC103643883 gene encoding myosin-binding protein 2 isoform X1, with the protein MVSQAPVAGASLAASLCKKSNRVARVLAYALLEWILIALLLANGVFSYLISRFAAFFGLAPPCALCSRLGVDSLFETRPPHHRGAEPLRRLLCDAHAAELSRLGYCSAHRRLADAGDMCEDCAAAAAPGKALLSWMGRSELGERDLACACCGVALESGFYSPPFLLTTSAPRGSDCGLKQEEEAAMPNGDVVVVSKEGPVIELFDDKPFVEDDSIGVLAAEVVANVERPVALESIDSLVVTMGTVSSQSGGEGKEAVDHGVVRQNNVDMENTVSSNEEKIMPSDDKVDVVDRLIDEQIVAVVLVPACIEATLDGGINADKTVDAFADHQSLEDDSGLEVKDQKISFEDEVFEGEQAEQVTQQQELCAMPTDPSDHEFVERLDRSTELEHFPLAESKHKMNSMPVEASKHVAVTQIEGKQVQQAEVNQELDSIPKCSREHADEELQGERTAQAGLEQECDSVPIDYGEHGSLTSYAHTDDEQDEAMQKVTSVTRIEEKQVQQAEVNQELDSIPKCSREHADEELQGERTAQAGLEQECDSVPIDSGEHGCLTSYAHTDDEQDEAKQKVTSVTRIEEMQVQQAEVNQELDSIPKRSREHADQELEVERTAQAGLEQECDSVPIDSEEHGCLFSYAHTDDEQDEVKQKVTSETADVLHYAADTFNVNTNSWKEDIEEDSTEAALTAIHQICYEPLTSIVKFSLDHSVSEEDREPDTPTHIEGICDSQELLDSKAVVSDAKSVDSSVATLSTDLESTELVSVDQLKSALASTRKSLNTLYSELENERNAAAIAADETMAMINRLQEQKAAMQMEAIQYQRLMEEQSEYDQEALQRLNELVVKREKEKQDLERELELYRHKVHLYEVKVRKLSRHKADDQNGSSSTSSSAEDSDDLSQSFYEGDESSHGINGSNGSIPTDVVLQETARHLVTLDGSLADFEEERLSILEQLKVLEDKLFDLDDEESDNMKHFSEENHLSGASNGFSDDDSCFKLHDKRKNVTYRGKKLLPLFDDATVEAGNVPQGNDAQHSTEVTLDLAREQHKLAIANEIDQVHERLHALEADREYIKQCVRTLKKGGKGFDLLQEILQHLRDLRRIEQRASARNSGELSPHYLHHHTD; encoded by the exons ATGGTGTCGCAGGCTCCCGTGGCGGGCGCCAGCCTCGCCGCGTCGCTGTGCAAGAAGAGCAACCGCGTCGCGCGGGTGCTCGCGTACGCGCTGCTCGAGTGGATCCTCATCGCGCTGCTCCTCGCCAACGGCGTCTTCTCCTACCTCATATCCCGGTTCGCCGCCTTCTTCGGCCTCGCGCCGCCGTGCGCGCTCTGCTCCCGCCTCGGCGTCGACAGCCTCTTCGAGACCCGCCCGCCGCACCACCGAGGCGCCGAGCCCCTGCGCCGCTTGCTGTGCGACGCGCACGCCGCCGAGCTGTCGCGCCTCGGCTACTGCAGCGCGCACCGCCGGCTCGCGGACGCCGGGGACATGTGCGAGGACTGCGCCGCGGCGGCAGCGCCCGGGAAGGCGCTGTTGTCGTGGATGGGCCGGAGCGAGCTGGGTGAGCGGGACCTCGCCTGTGCCTGCTGCGGTGTCGCGCTCGAGAGCGGCTTCTACTCGCCGCCCTTCTTGCTCACCACGTCGGCGCCGCGTGGTTCAGATTGTGGCCTCAAGCAAGAGGAAGAGGCAGCGATGCCAAATGGAGACGTGGTCGTTGTCTCCAAGGAAGGTCCTGTGATCGAGCTCTTCGACGATAAGCCGTTTGTGGAGGATGACTCAATCGGCGTCTTGGCTGCCGAGGTTGTTGCCAATGTTGAGCGGCCGGTTGCTCTTGAATCAATTGACTCGTTGGTGGTCACCATGGGCACCGTGTCATCTCAATCCGGTGGCGAAGGAAAGGAAGCAGTTGACCATGGTGTTGTAAGGCAGAACAACGTGGACATGGAGAACACAGTTAGTAGCAATGAGGAGAAAATTATGCCATCTGATGATAAGGTGGATGTGGTTGATCGGCTGATTGATGAACAGATTGTTGCCGTAGTCCTTGTGCCAGCTTGTATAGAAGCTACACTTGATGGTGGCATAAATGCAGACAAAACCGTGGATGCCTTTGCTGATCATCAGT CTCTTGAGGATGACAGTGGATTGGAAGTTAAGGACCAGAAAATATCATTTGAAGATGAGGTATTTGAAGGTGAGCAAGCTGAACAGGTTACTCAACAACAGGAACTGTGTGCTATGCCAACAGATCCTAGTGACCATGAATTTGTTGAGAGGTTAGATAGAAGTACTGAGTTGGAGCATTTTCCACTGGCTGAGTCAAAGCATAAAATGAACTCTATGCCAGTGGAAGCTTCTAAGCACGTTGCTGTAACTCAGATTGAGGGGAAGCAGGTTCAACAAGCTGAGGTAAATCAGGAGTTGGATTCAATACCAAAATGTTCCAGGGAGCATGCTGATGAAGAACTTCAAGGAGAGAGAACTGCACAGGCTGGGTTGGAACAAGAGTGTGACTCTGTGCCAATTGATTATGGGGAACACGGTTCCCTTACTTCATATGCTCATACTGATGATGAGCAAGATGAGGCGATGCAGAAAGTCACTTCTGTAACTCGGATTGAAGAGAAGCAGGTTCAACAAGCTGAGGTAAATCAGGAGTTGGATTCAATACCAAAATGTTCCAGGGAGCATGCTGATGAAGAACTTCAAGGAGAGAGAACTGCGCAGGCTGGGTTGGAACAAGAGTGTGACTCTGTGCCAATTGATTCTGGGGAACACGGTTGCCTTACTTCATATGCTCATACTGATGATGAGCAAGATGAGGCGAAGCAGAAAGTCACTTCTGTAACTCGGATTGAAGAGATGCAGGTTCAACAAGCTGAGGTAAATCAGGAGTTGGATTCAATACCAAAACGTTCCAGGGAGCATGCTGATCAAGAACTTGAAGTAGAGAGAACTGCACAGGCTGGGTTGGAACAAGAGTGTGACTCTGTGCCAATTGATTCTGAGGAACACGGTTGCCTGTTTTCATATGCTCATACTGATGATGAGCAAGATGAGGTGAAGCAGAAAGTCACTTCTGAAACAGCAGATGTTCTACATTATGCAGCAGACACTTTTAATGTTAACACAAACTCATGGAAAG AAGATATTGAAGAGGATTCAACTGAAGCTGCTCTAACAGCCATACATCAAATTTGTTACGAACCTTTGACGAGCATAGTCAAGTTCTCTCTAGATCATAGTGTCTCCGAAGAAGACAGAGAGCCTGATACGCCGACTCATATTGAAGGTATATGTGATTCACAGGAACTGCTGGATTCTAAAGCAGTTGTTTCTGATGCTAAATCTGTAGATTCAAGTGTTGCTACTTTGTCTACTGATCTGGAAAGCACTGAATTGGTGAGTGTGGATCAACTAAAATCTGCTTTGGCTTCCACACGCAAATCATTGAACACCCTATATTCTGAACTTGAAAATGAGAGGAACGCTGCTGCTATAGCTGCCGATGAAACCATGGCAATGATAAACCGCTTGCAAGAACAGAAAGCTGCAATGCAGATGGAGGCGATTCAATACCAGCGGCTTATGGAGGAACAGTCAGAGTATGACCAAGAAGCACTGCAGAGGTTGAATGAACTAGTTGTTAAGAGAGAGAAGGAGAAGCAAGATCTGGAGAGAGAGCTCGAGCTGTATCGCCACAAGGTTCATCTCTATGAGGTAAAGGTGAGGAAATTGTCCAGGCACAAGGCTGATGACCAGAATGGATCATCGTCAACTTCATCGAGTGCTGAGGATAGTGATGACCTTTCACAAAGTTTCTATGAAGGTGATGAATCTTCCCATGGTATTAATGGAAGCAATGGGAGTATTCCTACAGATGTTGTGCTACAAGAAACTGCCAGGCATCTTGTTACCCTTGATGGCTCACTAGCTGATTTTGAGGAAGAGAGACTATCCATACTGGAACAGCTTAAAGTGCTAGAAGATAAACTTTTTGATCTTGATGATGAAGAGTCCGATAACATGAAGCATTTCTCAGAAGAAAACCATTTAAGTGGTGCCTCAAATGGTTTCTCTGATGATGATAGCTGCTTTAAGCTCCATGACAAGAGAAAGAATGTAACCTACAGAGGAAAGAAACTCCTTCCATTGTTCGACGATGCTACCGTGGAAGCTGGAAACGTCCCCCAAGGTAATGATGCACAGCATTCAACAGAGGTCACACTGGACCTTGCTAGAGAGCAACATAAGCTTGCAATTGCCAATGAAATCGATCAGGTACACGAGAGGCTGCATGCTCTTGAGGCAGATAGGGAATACATAAAACAGTGCGTTAGGACTTTGAAGAAGGGAGGGAAAGGGTTTGATCTTCTTCAGGAGATATTACAGCATCTTCGGGACCTAAGAAGGATTGAGCAACGTGCAAGTGCAAGGAACTCTGGGGAGCTTTCGCCTCATTACCTACATCATCACACGGATTGA
- the LOC103643883 gene encoding myosin-binding protein 2 isoform X2, with amino-acid sequence MVSQAPVAGASLAASLCKKSNRVARVLAYALLEWILIALLLANGVFSYLISRFAAFFGLAPPCALCSRLGVDSLFETRPPHHRGAEPLRRLLCDAHAAELSRLGYCSAHRRLADAGDMCEDCAAAAAPGKALLSWMGRSELGERDLACACCGVALESGFYSPPFLLTTSAPRGSDCGLKQEEEAAMPNGDVVVVSKEGPVIELFDDKPFVEDDSIGVLAAEVVANVERPVALESIDSLVVTMGTVSSQSGGEGKEAVDHGVVRQNNVDMENTVSSNEEKIMPSDDKVDVVDRLIDEQIVAVVLVPACIEATLDGGINADKTVDAFADHQSLEDDSGLEVKDQKISFEDEVFEGEQAEQVTQQQELCAMPTDPSDHEFVERLDRSTELEHFPLAESKHKMNSMPVEASKHVAVTQIEGKQVQQAEVNQELDSIPKCSREHADEELQGERTAQAGLEQECDSVPIDYGEHGSLTSYAHTDDEQDEAMQKVTSVTRIEEKQVQQAEVNQELDSIPKCSREHADEELQGERTAQAGLEQECDSVPIDSGEHGCLTSYAHTDDEQDEAKQKVTSVTRIEEMQVQQAEVNQELDSIPKRSREHADQELEVERTAQAGLEQECDSVPIDSEEHGCLFSYAHTDDEQDEVKQKVTSETADVLHYAADTFNVNTNSWKDIEEDSTEAALTAIHQICYEPLTSIVKFSLDHSVSEEDREPDTPTHIEGICDSQELLDSKAVVSDAKSVDSSVATLSTDLESTELVSVDQLKSALASTRKSLNTLYSELENERNAAAIAADETMAMINRLQEQKAAMQMEAIQYQRLMEEQSEYDQEALQRLNELVVKREKEKQDLERELELYRHKVHLYEVKVRKLSRHKADDQNGSSSTSSSAEDSDDLSQSFYEGDESSHGINGSNGSIPTDVVLQETARHLVTLDGSLADFEEERLSILEQLKVLEDKLFDLDDEESDNMKHFSEENHLSGASNGFSDDDSCFKLHDKRKNVTYRGKKLLPLFDDATVEAGNVPQGNDAQHSTEVTLDLAREQHKLAIANEIDQVHERLHALEADREYIKQCVRTLKKGGKGFDLLQEILQHLRDLRRIEQRASARNSGELSPHYLHHHTD; translated from the exons ATGGTGTCGCAGGCTCCCGTGGCGGGCGCCAGCCTCGCCGCGTCGCTGTGCAAGAAGAGCAACCGCGTCGCGCGGGTGCTCGCGTACGCGCTGCTCGAGTGGATCCTCATCGCGCTGCTCCTCGCCAACGGCGTCTTCTCCTACCTCATATCCCGGTTCGCCGCCTTCTTCGGCCTCGCGCCGCCGTGCGCGCTCTGCTCCCGCCTCGGCGTCGACAGCCTCTTCGAGACCCGCCCGCCGCACCACCGAGGCGCCGAGCCCCTGCGCCGCTTGCTGTGCGACGCGCACGCCGCCGAGCTGTCGCGCCTCGGCTACTGCAGCGCGCACCGCCGGCTCGCGGACGCCGGGGACATGTGCGAGGACTGCGCCGCGGCGGCAGCGCCCGGGAAGGCGCTGTTGTCGTGGATGGGCCGGAGCGAGCTGGGTGAGCGGGACCTCGCCTGTGCCTGCTGCGGTGTCGCGCTCGAGAGCGGCTTCTACTCGCCGCCCTTCTTGCTCACCACGTCGGCGCCGCGTGGTTCAGATTGTGGCCTCAAGCAAGAGGAAGAGGCAGCGATGCCAAATGGAGACGTGGTCGTTGTCTCCAAGGAAGGTCCTGTGATCGAGCTCTTCGACGATAAGCCGTTTGTGGAGGATGACTCAATCGGCGTCTTGGCTGCCGAGGTTGTTGCCAATGTTGAGCGGCCGGTTGCTCTTGAATCAATTGACTCGTTGGTGGTCACCATGGGCACCGTGTCATCTCAATCCGGTGGCGAAGGAAAGGAAGCAGTTGACCATGGTGTTGTAAGGCAGAACAACGTGGACATGGAGAACACAGTTAGTAGCAATGAGGAGAAAATTATGCCATCTGATGATAAGGTGGATGTGGTTGATCGGCTGATTGATGAACAGATTGTTGCCGTAGTCCTTGTGCCAGCTTGTATAGAAGCTACACTTGATGGTGGCATAAATGCAGACAAAACCGTGGATGCCTTTGCTGATCATCAGT CTCTTGAGGATGACAGTGGATTGGAAGTTAAGGACCAGAAAATATCATTTGAAGATGAGGTATTTGAAGGTGAGCAAGCTGAACAGGTTACTCAACAACAGGAACTGTGTGCTATGCCAACAGATCCTAGTGACCATGAATTTGTTGAGAGGTTAGATAGAAGTACTGAGTTGGAGCATTTTCCACTGGCTGAGTCAAAGCATAAAATGAACTCTATGCCAGTGGAAGCTTCTAAGCACGTTGCTGTAACTCAGATTGAGGGGAAGCAGGTTCAACAAGCTGAGGTAAATCAGGAGTTGGATTCAATACCAAAATGTTCCAGGGAGCATGCTGATGAAGAACTTCAAGGAGAGAGAACTGCACAGGCTGGGTTGGAACAAGAGTGTGACTCTGTGCCAATTGATTATGGGGAACACGGTTCCCTTACTTCATATGCTCATACTGATGATGAGCAAGATGAGGCGATGCAGAAAGTCACTTCTGTAACTCGGATTGAAGAGAAGCAGGTTCAACAAGCTGAGGTAAATCAGGAGTTGGATTCAATACCAAAATGTTCCAGGGAGCATGCTGATGAAGAACTTCAAGGAGAGAGAACTGCGCAGGCTGGGTTGGAACAAGAGTGTGACTCTGTGCCAATTGATTCTGGGGAACACGGTTGCCTTACTTCATATGCTCATACTGATGATGAGCAAGATGAGGCGAAGCAGAAAGTCACTTCTGTAACTCGGATTGAAGAGATGCAGGTTCAACAAGCTGAGGTAAATCAGGAGTTGGATTCAATACCAAAACGTTCCAGGGAGCATGCTGATCAAGAACTTGAAGTAGAGAGAACTGCACAGGCTGGGTTGGAACAAGAGTGTGACTCTGTGCCAATTGATTCTGAGGAACACGGTTGCCTGTTTTCATATGCTCATACTGATGATGAGCAAGATGAGGTGAAGCAGAAAGTCACTTCTGAAACAGCAGATGTTCTACATTATGCAGCAGACACTTTTAATGTTAACACAAACTCATGGAAAG ATATTGAAGAGGATTCAACTGAAGCTGCTCTAACAGCCATACATCAAATTTGTTACGAACCTTTGACGAGCATAGTCAAGTTCTCTCTAGATCATAGTGTCTCCGAAGAAGACAGAGAGCCTGATACGCCGACTCATATTGAAGGTATATGTGATTCACAGGAACTGCTGGATTCTAAAGCAGTTGTTTCTGATGCTAAATCTGTAGATTCAAGTGTTGCTACTTTGTCTACTGATCTGGAAAGCACTGAATTGGTGAGTGTGGATCAACTAAAATCTGCTTTGGCTTCCACACGCAAATCATTGAACACCCTATATTCTGAACTTGAAAATGAGAGGAACGCTGCTGCTATAGCTGCCGATGAAACCATGGCAATGATAAACCGCTTGCAAGAACAGAAAGCTGCAATGCAGATGGAGGCGATTCAATACCAGCGGCTTATGGAGGAACAGTCAGAGTATGACCAAGAAGCACTGCAGAGGTTGAATGAACTAGTTGTTAAGAGAGAGAAGGAGAAGCAAGATCTGGAGAGAGAGCTCGAGCTGTATCGCCACAAGGTTCATCTCTATGAGGTAAAGGTGAGGAAATTGTCCAGGCACAAGGCTGATGACCAGAATGGATCATCGTCAACTTCATCGAGTGCTGAGGATAGTGATGACCTTTCACAAAGTTTCTATGAAGGTGATGAATCTTCCCATGGTATTAATGGAAGCAATGGGAGTATTCCTACAGATGTTGTGCTACAAGAAACTGCCAGGCATCTTGTTACCCTTGATGGCTCACTAGCTGATTTTGAGGAAGAGAGACTATCCATACTGGAACAGCTTAAAGTGCTAGAAGATAAACTTTTTGATCTTGATGATGAAGAGTCCGATAACATGAAGCATTTCTCAGAAGAAAACCATTTAAGTGGTGCCTCAAATGGTTTCTCTGATGATGATAGCTGCTTTAAGCTCCATGACAAGAGAAAGAATGTAACCTACAGAGGAAAGAAACTCCTTCCATTGTTCGACGATGCTACCGTGGAAGCTGGAAACGTCCCCCAAGGTAATGATGCACAGCATTCAACAGAGGTCACACTGGACCTTGCTAGAGAGCAACATAAGCTTGCAATTGCCAATGAAATCGATCAGGTACACGAGAGGCTGCATGCTCTTGAGGCAGATAGGGAATACATAAAACAGTGCGTTAGGACTTTGAAGAAGGGAGGGAAAGGGTTTGATCTTCTTCAGGAGATATTACAGCATCTTCGGGACCTAAGAAGGATTGAGCAACGTGCAAGTGCAAGGAACTCTGGGGAGCTTTCGCCTCATTACCTACATCATCACACGGATTGA